The DNA window CGTTAAAACACAAacgtattttttttttattttgattttaatttaaaatatttattaaataaattttaagatagaaattaaaaataaaatacatgaaTTGTACTAAATAAATAGGTATTAAAGAGGAGTTAATTACAtgcatatatttttaattatcaaaTGTGTTTTAAACTAAGATATATTCGTCTAAACTCACTTAATTATATGTCCGCTTTTTTTATTTCACACATTTGTatgcattttattattttttggcaTATGTTTCTTTagtaaaatttattatttgaacatagttattaaaaataaaaataagatgatAATATTCACTTTCAACATATCTTAACTTCTAATCCatttctcctctctctctctctctctctctctctctctctctctctctctctctctctctctctctctctctctctctctctctctctctctctctctctctctctctctctctctctctctctctctctctctctctctctctctcctcattACTACAAAAGATACACTCTCTCTACGAAAAATATTCTCTCTTTACTAGAAATATAATTATATCTTTTTTCCTCTCTGTCTAACTTCCAATCTTTTAACTTGCAGGTAGTAGTTATTATAAGTGGAAGTTATTTAAATTAATGCCTTGAGTCGTAAAATATAGAGTTAAGTGAAAAGGTAGTAGGTATTATACGTGCAAGATATTTAAATTAATGTCTTGAGTCGTAAAATATAGAGTTAAGTGAAAGATAATTGTTATAGAAGTTATAGATATCACTTGTTTTAttatacaaaaagaaaatagtgAAGTATTAGAAACAAATGAAATTGTGCTGCAGAACCGTACATGAATAATTTCTTTTATATGCTTGCCTTCCTCTCCACCTTCTAATTTTATAGGTTGTTTATATTTAGAAGGTATACTGGAATTGATATTTTACCTTGGTAGAAATGAACGGTACGTCATTATGAAATACAAAATAGAACACCATTTTCTACGATTCAATGATTCTTTCaccaatttataaaaataaattattgatgGATGAAAATTTCATTATCAACCGTGCCATCGCCATctttaaaattgaaaatatatatcAAGCATGATTTGGTTGGTAATTGAAGCGAAGAGTAATaataaatatcatattttataAGGCAGTTAGAATGAAACATATAATacacattaaaaaaaaagtaacaaaTTAAAGGAACAAAGTGTCGATAGTACCATAATTGTAGAGGAACAAAGTGTTATGGTACCATAAATGTCGGATTTGATACTCTAAATGCAATCGGTTTTCTTTTTCTTATGTTTATAATTTAATAGAAAGAATAAGAAGAATAATTTAATAGAAAGAATAAGAAGAAGTATGAGAGAAATATGTAAACAACAAAcactgaaaaaataaaagaaaatgttaCAACACTAATATAATGAATTTGAAAGAGACATTCTCTACGTAATTCTTTTGAATGCCCAAGAGATAATTGttgttgcttcttttttctttttctctctccacttttatttttgtttcttcatACGATTATGTGTTTATATACTGTTTTATATGTTTAGCCGCTCTATGTTAACTTCTCTCAcataaattttttagtttttttaagtagttatttttaaagttttttaatttataattaaaagtaaaatttattttaaatattaaaataaaaaagagtagTTACGCAAAgagcaataataaaataaaaatgggctAGACCAAAATGGTGTATCCCctttatatattgttatagaCTAGAAGCAGTTGATCTTTTACAAAGAGTCTAAAAATTTATGAATAACAATGTTATAtcttcaaaatttataaatataatttttaaaaggattgacattattatttaaaaaaatagcgGCACATCTTATTGTTTATTGTTTGTGtatcatttatttttataaactcatTTATTACAATATATATCATCGATGTAAAATTAGAGCTCGTGAATTGTGTAGTCGGAGTACCCGAGATCCTAAAGAACTTCCACGCAGAGCTAGATGCTACTTTCTACATAGCAGACTGGAAGATCATCTCAGCTAGCTCCTGTTTTGCAGAAGCAACCTTTGGCTCTCCCCATTCCTTGGTCTTCTTCTCAAGGAAATCAAAGTCAGCTTTTCCAGCCTCTATTTGAGCCCCAATTTCTGTATCAAAACTTTGATATCGCTTGCGGACAAGCTCGGCCAAAGAACCGTCCTCAACTAGCTTGGCAGCATTTTTGAGGCCTCGGGCCATTGTATCCATTCCTACAATATGAGCTATGAACAAGTCTTCAACATCTGTGCTCTCTCTCCTTAATTTGGCATCAAAGTTGAATCCGCCTGGTGCAATTCCATTATTTCTGATAACGCTGAGCATAATCATTGTTGCCTCTTGGATATCTACGAGAAACTGATCCGTGTCCCAACCAACTTGAGGATCACCAGTATTTGCATCAATATTACCCAACAATCCATTAATTCTTGCAGTTTCGAGCTCATGATGACAACTGTGGCCAGATAGGGTGGCATGGTTGCACTCAATGTTAAGTTTGAATTCCCCTATAAGTCCATATTTTCGCAAGAAATTAGCTGTAGTTGCAGCATCCCAATCATACTGGTGTTTTGTAGGCTCTTGTGGCTTTGGTTCAATTAAAAGTGTTCCATTGAATCCAATCTTCTTTTTGTGTGCAATAGCAGCTTCAAAAAATCTAGCCAAGTGATTAAGCTCTCGTTCCATATTTGTGTTCAAAAGAGATTGGTAACCCTCACGACCGCCCCAAAAAACATAATTTTCTCCTCCCAAATAATGTGTCACCTCCATGGCTTTCTTCACTTGAGCAGCAGCATATGCATACACCTCTAACTCAGAACTAGTAGCAGCACCATGCATATAGCGAGGATGCATGAACAACTGAGCTGTTCCCCACAAAACGCTCTTTTTTCCCTTAATCTGAAGCTCTTGAGCAAGAGCCACCACTTCATCCAGGTTTGCATTTGTTTCCTCAAGAGTCGGAGCATCAGGTGCTATATCCCTATCGTGAAAGCACCAAAAGTCCACACCAAGTTTGTTTATGAACTCAAAATTCGCTCTCATCCTTCTTTTAGCCATTCTTAATGAATTGGTACCATCTTCCCATGGCCAATGTTTGGTAGGTGCACCGAATGGGTCACCACCTATTCCACGGAATGTATGCCAAAATGCAACACTAAATCTGAACCaatccttcatcttcttcccaagAACTTCCTCTTCTGCATTATACCATTTAAATGAAAGTGGATTCTTACTCAAAGGCCCCTCATATTTAATTTCGGAAATGCCAGGGAAAAACTCCCCTTCCCAATCATCCGAATCACCGCAATTACCAACATTAGCAGTAGGACAAGTCTCAGGTATAGCAATCACTACATAACAGAAAACACTAAAACTAATCAACAGTGATAATTTCCCAAATTTCATCATCATAGATTTACGAAACTTCTTATGAGATTTCTTTATAAAGTTTGAAATCTAAACTATGGTATACTGAtcccataaataataaataataatatgttTGTTTTAGAAGTAAATAACACGAAATATGCATGCAAGCCTCATTTAGTAATAGTTCTTTTTTAAGACCAACTGTTTACGCGGTTTTCGTTGAAGTTTATTTCAGTTTTCCCTTTTACATAAAACTAAACGCGTTTCCAGATAAGATTATTTGGTAAGATTTTTCAACAAATCTTTTTTCTTAGTAAACAAAAACAGTTGTTGTTTTAGAAAacaaaaactgttttttttagaaaacaaaatcaGTTATCTCacattctataaaaaaattaattaccatattaacaaaaaaattaattgaaattccCAACTTCaattttttagaatttattttaaataaaaatatatattttttagatattaaattgtaaattaattatattttattttttcaataaaatttcGTCGATTAAattacgaaaattaaaattagttattAAGGATTTATAAATTTgttgatattttaaattattttccatgcaaAACCAATAGAAATAAAAGATATTTggtcataatatttatttttaatcaagaaaataatttaaaaaattatagtatTTAGTTAAGAAAATAACTCtagtagttataatttttagaacAATTTAAATAGTTTATTTTATCATAACTTAATTGATAGTTAAAGAGACATTCCAATATATGAGAGCAAGTTTGAAttatcaaaatatatatttttggacATATAATCTAACATCAATTTTGCTTGTGTATAGTTTGCACTTTTCACCTTATATTTTTTTGGTCTCAATTTTTGATACCACATTGGTTTTGGTCTATTATACTAAATTATTGTGATCATATCTTATGAGAATgaataagttatatgagaatgaatttgaaccattagattttaaaataaattaataagaaaTCCGTGCGAGGTCCCCGTATCACATGTCTACCAAATCATCCTTTCTAAATTTCGAATTCATTCTTCAATTTGTTAGCATTGACATAGTTACAAATATATGCTAATAATATACACCAACTTTTAAGCATGGACAGCGAGAGAAATATTTAAAAGTTGGATATTAAAATGAATAGTCTAGTgctggtatctcatagatacgtttaCATCTACCCGTGAATACATATGAGTTAACAAAACTCggaatccaaatgagttaattttaaaactacacttgaataaaatcatttttcCAATTCAAATAACATTAATTTTTTAGATATTACTCAATTTTTCCAAACCAAAAATTTATACCAGCTTCCCATCAAATATCAATTTTAAATCGTTCTTATTTTTACAAACCTGCAATATATGACAGCTCTCCATCAAATTTCAGTTCTAAATGAATATCTACATTCCATTGTAACTTGAAATTTCAGTTCTAAATGAATATTTTCTCTATCTTTTTTGTCTAAGAGAATTTCATAATAGAAGTTTAACTCtacaaaattttgtaaatttcaaaaaaattaaattctttaatatttcattgaataattttaaataaaaatataataatttttttaaaaaaatgtaattaataataataattttgaatttatataaaatttagtatgcttgataataatatataatgataataattagaaactaaattaattgtttataataacttcttagagatatttttgaaaatcaacgTATTCGATCACTATTAAAATTAGCGTTCAAACGGGCACTCCCGTGCCCGTTTGTCTGCTTTTTATAATGTGCACAGTGTCAAAACATAAacgtattttttatattaatttgattttaatttaaaatatttattgaataaatttTGTGAtcgaaattaaaactaaaatagatGAATTATATAATAACATCATCTGAAAATACCAAATGTGTTTAAACTAAGATATATTCGTCTAATGTGTGTATGTTAGTCTAACTCGTGTCCGTATGTCCGTTTTTCTTATTTTACAAATGTGCATGTGtatgtattttattatattttcgcatatgttcctttaaaaataatttttttaacatagttattaaaaataaaaatgagatgATAATGTTCACTTTCAACATATCTTAACTtctaatctctctctctctctctctctctctctctctctctctctctctctctctctctctctctccccctcccTCTTACTCCATCCCACTCTCTCACTCTCCCTCTCCATCTCCTTCTCACCTCTCTCTcgcgcttttttttaaaaaaattctcttCCACGTTAAAATATAGAAAGAGTATTTTTTGTGTAAATTTTGTGATATGTACTTTCGTGGTCATTTGTTCGCCCTTTTAACACACCtatccaaaaaaattataaatatttatctatCTCTCTCCcatatcctctctctctctctctcattctaaTAAAATATTCTCTCTCTGCTCTCCACCCCTTTTATACTAAAAATACTACCTCTCGCTCTATACTAAAaatacactctctctctctctctctctctctctcatattcCTTCAAAAAACACACTCCCTCTATGAAAAatattctctctatctctctcctcattcctacaaAAAATACCCTCTATCTCTACGAAAAATATTTTCTCTCTAATAAAAATATCTTCCCTCATTCTCTCTTTCTCCCTACCATTTCCTAATAAAaatattctctctttctctccatcCTTGCTCgtagttcaatttttttaatgcgcacaacagaaaaaaataaatgtgtatatatttttttatgaggtttttattatatgtcaatttaaaaataatattatttaaacacAATTAGTAGAATTAAAATCAAGATGATAAATGTATGTTCCAAATGGGCATGGTTGTCATCTTTTTTAATACACACGCGTCAAAATATAatcatgtattttttaatttaattttgattttaatttacaTTATTTATGCAATAAATTTTGTGATATACATCATTGTTATAAATAGGTCGAGGgtgaaaaatataaacaattttaattttaattttaattaaattatttaggtGGAAAAAAATGTGATACGACTTCAAATATATagtaaatttttgaataatatgAGAAGACtttaaattagaaaatatttttaaataaataaaattcaatcatGAAAATAATAtgcacatatatcattaataggTTGATAAATAAGTTTTTAttgatttctaaaaaaaataaaaataaaaatatcttatGTATTGAATATTTAATTTACCCTAGCATTAAATTGACCAGTCAATTAATTCTACAGAAAAGAAAATTAGAGAGCCGGTTACAAATCAGTTTATAGATAATAAGCACATGCATTAAAAATGGAAAAGAACATTGcatgaattaaattaaattaaaataataagaaatagtgTATCTATATTCTCTCTGTCACCATTAGAATACATGGTCTAGTCTTGGATTTCAATTTTTCTCACTCGGTTTTCTCCCCGCTCCTTCTTTGATTTTTATGTACATCATCTTCTTTGCCTCATTGTCACTTTTTTATTGAATTATGTTTTTGACTTTGAAACTTACCAAATTAATGCATTAAGACGCATATGTCCAATAAATTGTGTAAGGCATCAAACATAATTAATATATACCATACTCTTATTATTTGTAACAAAATAGTGTTATTGTttgcaaaacaaaaaataaaatagcaaACAATAAAGCAAAGGTAAATTTAAAGAAGAAATCGAGCAGAGAGATGGAAAAAGAGAGTTAttaaaaatcaaccaaaaataaataaagatataaAACAAACAATAATAGTTTTGAATAAATATCCAGTGGATTGTGTTGTTACCACATAAGTGCATATATACATAGTTATGTAGAGTAATTTTTTATTGTGTTCCGATGTACAACTTGTTGAATATACAAACACATCCCtaaacacaaattaaaaaaaaaattgagaattaattattcaactaaaattaaaattaaaataaatagaaaaaagaaacatATACCAATGAATTTATTATTTCACtgaaattgattttcaaaacaaataaacatgtcCTAGAGAATTCATTATTCttttgaaaatgaaataaaaagaaaaaaaataccagAGAACATTTGACGACATCCATAAGCGCAGTGTTTGTTTCTTCTTGATCATAAGAGCAATAGGAAATCTATAAAATTAACAAATGAACTCTATTGACAAATTAAAAATGTCCTAATCGACCGATTCTTTATGTTGTAGTAATGAATCAAAAGGGAATTCTATGTTAAACTATATAAAGtgctaatttataaattaaaaaaaaccatTGAGGAGGGAAATACGAATGACTAGCCAaagtgagagagaaagagagagaatattAATATGCAATACATTATGAAATAGGGAAAGTAGTTATGGCAATTGTAGTAGCGTGAGAAGTTATATTGGACAGTTTATCATTTAGGATGTGTATGGTTgatttcataaaataatttatttgagaTTTTAGTAGTAGTTAAAGGGTAAATATGGAAGTAAAATAGGCCAACCCATTTTCTTGTATCCTCTTTATATATAGGTATAGATGATATGTCTAAATTTTGAAATTCGGATTAACAACATTCGAAAATTGAAATCTGAACGCGTCTCAACAAACCACCACACACCCAATCTCaaaaccaggaaaaatcaactTTAAAAGATTTATCTAGATTTCAAAATTTGGATTTTACCTTGTTATCACAAAAACATAAACAATTTCTgacaaaggatgaagaaaatcatAACTTAACATAGATTTTTGTTATGACATACACAAAATACATAACATTACATAGAAATGTATAAACTTAAATATAGCATAACATTTCATCACTAACAAATGGTTCAAGAAGTTTCAACATCTTCATAATAACGTTGGTTTATCTTACAATTATCGCACCCACCTCGGTTGGACCCTTAGTTGTGTAACAATGAACTATACTCCACATAACACTTAAATTTGCATTCTTCTTCGGCTCAAAATTACCGAACTTCATCTTCCCTTCATTAACAATTGAGGGTAAAGGATTCTCGATCTTAACTATGTTGGGGAGTTCGGGAAAGTCGGGAGCACCAACGGTACCAATGCTCTAGGACCACAAGAGAGGGAGCCACCACATCTCAACTAAAAACTTCAAGGTGCTAGGTGAATGGGTCCTCTCTCTTATAAAGCTAGCATTCCACCCATTCAAaggcaatgtgggactttaatcaCTCACACTCGCATATAACATTCTCCCCCACAAGTGTGAGTACCCCACATCCAATAATAGGATCCAACACCAGATCTAGCTACCGCTCCTCCACCAAGCTAAACCACGGCTTTGATACCATTATTGGGGATTCCGGGAAAGTCGGAAGCATCAACGAGACCAATTCTCTATAaccacaagagagagagagacatcACATCTCAACCAAAAACCTTAAGGCGATAGGTGAATGAGTCATCTCTCTAAGAAATCCAACATTCCTCCCATTCATAGGCAATGTGGGAATTTAATCACTCACACTTACATTCAACAAACCACTTTTTCGATTGTATAAGTAATACAAGAGATTTTCCAGTTTGGATTTCATATCTACAAAATGGGTGTCCTCGGTGACCCTAAATTCAAAAGTAGGTATCACGCTGTTGAAGTAAACAAATGCGATATACTGATATTTTTTAATTCTAGTGTGTTTTTGTTAAAATTTTTAGATCAATATAGACTATACAAAAGCTATCATGTCTCAGGGGTTTGTTTGGATTCCAATTTTTGAATTCACCCTATTATGTACGAAAATAACACAAAAAAGAGGATCGTGCAAATATTGAAATTTGAATTCACCCCATTTTCAGAACACATGAGATTTTTCCAGAGTTTGAAATTAAGATTCACCCTTATTGAGGCCAACTTCATACCATGTTTTAACAAACAAACATAAATAGTTTTATGACATGCAAAATGTATCTGAATTACATTAGTAAAAACAAAAAACTAACATTACATACAAAAATTATGCCACCACCTAAA is part of the Vicia villosa cultivar HV-30 ecotype Madison, WI linkage group LG2, Vvil1.0, whole genome shotgun sequence genome and encodes:
- the LOC131647057 gene encoding xylose isomerase-like, with translation MMMKFGKLSLLISFSVFCYVVIAIPETCPTANVGNCGDSDDWEGEFFPGISEIKYEGPLSKNPLSFKWYNAEEEVLGKKMKDWFRFSVAFWHTFRGIGGDPFGAPTKHWPWEDGTNSLRMAKRRMRANFEFINKLGVDFWCFHDRDIAPDAPTLEETNANLDEVVALAQELQIKGKKSVLWGTAQLFMHPRYMHGAATSSELEVYAYAAAQVKKAMEVTHYLGGENYVFWGGREGYQSLLNTNMERELNHLARFFEAAIAHKKKIGFNGTLLIEPKPQEPTKHQYDWDAATTANFLRKYGLIGEFKLNIECNHATLSGHSCHHELETARINGLLGNIDANTGDPQVGWDTDQFLVDIQEATMIMLSVIRNNGIAPGGFNFDAKLRRESTDVEDLFIAHIVGMDTMARGLKNAAKLVEDGSLAELVRKRYQSFDTEIGAQIEAGKADFDFLEKKTKEWGEPKVASAKQELAEMIFQSAM